From one Gemmatimonadaceae bacterium genomic stretch:
- a CDS encoding FAD-binding oxidoreductase, producing the protein MATVAPVPFNTPAWDAGGWIATPPLAGDATCDVCVVGLGGSGLVAVRTLRARQLDVIGIDAADVGAGAAGRNGGLLLAGLADFHHDAVRLLGHDTAVTMYRRTLAEMDAIFDEFPECTRRTGSLRLAASPAELDDCRVQFDAMVRDGLPVEWYRGPDGEGLLMPTDGVMQPLQRVRGMARHALAAGARLHGATRATAISGTRVVTDRGTITCRRVIVAVDGRIELVLPELQPRVTTARLQMLATAPATDVSIPRPIYFHDGFEYWRQLDDGCVAVGGFRDTELETEWTPLDVPTDTIQARIEQFLRGHIGTAAPITHRWAASVAYTEDGAPICEEVRDGVFAIGAYSGTGNIIGGLCARDAVEWATRTMPG; encoded by the coding sequence ATGGCCACCGTCGCCCCGGTCCCGTTCAACACCCCCGCCTGGGATGCCGGCGGCTGGATCGCCACGCCACCCCTCGCCGGTGATGCCACCTGCGACGTCTGCGTGGTCGGACTCGGCGGCAGCGGACTGGTCGCCGTGCGCACGCTGCGCGCGCGGCAGCTCGACGTGATCGGCATCGATGCCGCCGATGTCGGTGCGGGTGCCGCCGGTCGCAACGGTGGCCTGCTGCTCGCCGGCCTCGCCGACTTCCACCACGATGCCGTGCGCCTGCTCGGGCACGACACCGCCGTCACGATGTACCGTCGCACGCTGGCCGAGATGGATGCCATCTTCGACGAGTTCCCGGAGTGCACGCGCCGCACGGGATCGCTGCGGCTGGCCGCGTCACCGGCCGAGCTGGACGACTGCCGCGTGCAGTTCGACGCGATGGTGCGCGATGGACTGCCGGTGGAATGGTACCGCGGCCCGGATGGCGAGGGGCTGCTGATGCCCACCGATGGCGTGATGCAGCCGCTGCAGCGCGTGCGCGGCATGGCGCGACACGCACTCGCGGCCGGCGCGCGACTCCACGGTGCCACCCGCGCCACCGCGATCAGCGGCACCCGCGTCGTCACCGATCGCGGCACCATCACCTGCCGCCGCGTGATCGTGGCCGTCGACGGCCGCATCGAGCTGGTGCTCCCCGAGTTGCAGCCGCGCGTGACGACGGCGCGACTGCAGATGCTCGCGACCGCACCGGCCACCGACGTCAGCATCCCGCGACCCATCTACTTCCACGACGGCTTCGAGTACTGGCGCCAGCTCGACGACGGGTGCGTGGCGGTGGGCGGGTTCCGGGACACGGAGCTCGAGACGGAGTGGACGCCGCTCGACGTGCCGACCGACACCATCCAGGCACGCATCGAGCAGTTCCTGCGCGGGCATATCGGCACCGCGGCACCGATCACGCACCGCTGGGCCGCGAGCGTGGCCTACACGGAGGACGGTGCGCCGATCTGCGAGGAGGTGCGCGACGGCGTGTTCGCCATCGGCGCCTACAGCGGCACCGGCAACATCATCGGCGGACTCTGTGCCCGCGACGCGGTGGAGTGGGCCACCCGGACGATGCCCGGCTGA
- a CDS encoding TIGR00730 family Rossman fold protein, whose amino-acid sequence MERHVEGHRSAGRETPASSTVISPTKQPLKGTAQPAAKNGRKPPLIRPTVDTDIRDQVPLTEDAKLLQAPGPRDDFTRTDPWRVLRMTGEIIEGFDALAAVEKGVSIFGSARTSPDDPQYLAATEVARLLGEAGFSIITGAGPGIMEAANKGARLAGAPSIGCNIELPFEQGANPYVDTLVSFRYFMVRKTMFIKYSNAFICFPGGFGTLDELFEAVTLIQTGKIFQFPVILFGTHYWAGLIRWLQSRVAGERKISPGDLDLLLLTDDPREAARAVIEAHAAQKSRPAGKGR is encoded by the coding sequence ATGGAACGGCACGTGGAGGGGCACCGCAGCGCCGGTCGCGAGACCCCCGCCAGCAGCACCGTCATCTCCCCCACCAAGCAGCCGCTCAAGGGCACCGCCCAGCCGGCGGCGAAGAACGGGCGCAAGCCGCCGCTGATCCGCCCCACCGTGGATACCGACATCCGCGACCAGGTGCCGCTCACCGAGGACGCCAAGCTCCTCCAGGCACCGGGCCCGCGCGACGACTTCACCCGCACCGACCCCTGGCGCGTGCTCCGCATGACCGGCGAGATCATCGAGGGCTTCGATGCCCTCGCCGCCGTCGAGAAGGGCGTCTCCATCTTCGGCTCGGCCCGCACCTCACCCGATGACCCCCAGTACCTCGCCGCCACCGAGGTCGCGCGGCTGCTCGGCGAGGCGGGCTTCTCCATCATCACCGGCGCCGGCCCCGGCATCATGGAAGCCGCCAACAAGGGCGCACGCCTCGCCGGTGCCCCCTCCATCGGCTGCAACATCGAGCTGCCGTTCGAGCAGGGCGCCAACCCGTACGTCGACACCCTCGTCAGCTTCCGCTACTTCATGGTGCGGAAGACCATGTTCATCAAGTACAGCAATGCCTTCATCTGCTTTCCCGGCGGCTTCGGCACGCTCGACGAGCTGTTCGAGGCGGTGACGCTGATCCAGACGGGGAAGATCTTCCAGTTCCCCGTGATCCTCTTCGGCACCCACTACTGGGCTGGCCTCATTCGCTGGCTGCAGTCGCGCGTGGCCGGCGAACGCAAGATCAGCCCCGGCGACCTCGACCTGCTCCTGCTCACCGACGATCCCCGCGAGGCCGCACGTGCCGTGATCGAGGCCCACGCGGCACAGAAGAGCCGCCCCGCCGGCAAGGGCCGCTGA
- a CDS encoding alkaline phosphatase family protein, with amino-acid sequence MPHVIIVVADGARPDTLAAAIAAGEVPALKALQDAQGSHTLTTVFPSVTGPAYAPFLMGEHPGHVGLPGLRWFDRSRRDTGWPHYTRSYIGSEMRKVDRDLTPERPTAFERAGGGLAMMNMIGRGLPHRNKLTNSPAFALRAGYTHFRGDVAGWLDVDRSLSRQMLGRVLAERPPFTFASFCGVDKTSHSVGHGARIVRDALTIVDGFVADVTAAATRAGWMDELALFVVSDHGHVGVQAHDDLADLFRDEVGLRVLAHPKIFGVRDPEMAVMVSGNAMAHLFVELQSRTRPWWPRLRDRWDETAELLLGRPSVDLLLLPHDESRVEIRGGAGRGAAMAWREGDRYHYTCERGDPLGLGEVHGITAAEAWERSMATDYPDALVQVLTLNDCTRCGDFILSATRDWDYRGRYEPIPHRSSHGALHREHMLVPMLTNVPAEGPWRRTTEVFHASMRFLGV; translated from the coding sequence TTGCCCCACGTCATCATCGTCGTCGCCGACGGCGCCCGCCCCGACACCCTCGCTGCCGCGATCGCCGCCGGCGAGGTGCCCGCACTGAAGGCGCTGCAGGACGCGCAGGGAAGCCATACGCTCACGACGGTGTTCCCGTCGGTGACGGGGCCGGCGTACGCGCCGTTCCTGATGGGCGAGCATCCCGGCCACGTGGGGCTGCCGGGGTTGCGGTGGTTCGACCGCAGCCGCCGCGACACGGGCTGGCCGCACTACACTCGCAGCTACATCGGCAGCGAGATGCGGAAGGTGGACCGCGACCTCACGCCGGAGCGCCCGACGGCGTTCGAGCGGGCGGGGGGCGGGCTGGCGATGATGAACATGATCGGCCGCGGCCTGCCACACCGGAACAAGCTCACCAACAGCCCGGCGTTCGCGCTGCGGGCGGGGTACACCCACTTCCGCGGTGACGTGGCGGGGTGGCTGGACGTGGACCGGAGCCTGTCGCGGCAGATGCTGGGCCGCGTGCTGGCCGAGCGCCCGCCGTTCACCTTCGCCAGCTTCTGCGGGGTGGACAAGACGAGCCACAGCGTGGGGCATGGCGCCCGGATCGTGCGCGATGCGCTCACGATCGTGGACGGGTTCGTGGCCGACGTGACGGCGGCGGCGACGCGCGCGGGGTGGATGGACGAGCTGGCGCTGTTCGTGGTGAGCGACCACGGCCATGTGGGGGTGCAGGCCCACGACGACCTCGCCGACCTGTTCCGCGACGAGGTGGGGCTGCGGGTGCTGGCACATCCGAAGATCTTCGGCGTACGTGATCCGGAGATGGCGGTGATGGTGAGCGGGAACGCGATGGCGCACCTGTTCGTGGAGCTGCAGTCGCGCACGCGTCCCTGGTGGCCGCGCCTGCGCGACCGCTGGGACGAGACGGCCGAGCTGCTGCTGGGCCGGCCGTCGGTGGACCTGCTGCTGCTGCCGCACGACGAGTCGCGGGTCGAGATCCGCGGGGGTGCGGGGCGCGGGGCGGCGATGGCGTGGCGCGAGGGTGACCGGTATCACTACACCTGTGAGCGTGGTGATCCGCTGGGGCTGGGCGAGGTGCACGGCATCACGGCGGCGGAGGCGTGGGAACGGTCGATGGCGACGGACTATCCGGACGCGCTGGTGCAGGTGCTGACACTCAACGACTGCACCCGTTGCGGCGACTTCATCCTGAGTGCGACGCGGGACTGGGACTACCGGGGGCGGTACGAGCCGATCCCGCACCGGTCGTCGCACGGGGCGCTGCACCGGGAGCACATGCTGGTGCCGATGCTGACGAACGTGCCGGCCGAGGGGCCGTGGCGCCGGACGACCGAGGTCTTTCACGCTTCAATGCGTTTTCTCGGGGTCTAG
- a CDS encoding SIMPL domain-containing protein: protein MSDGSSRSSSAGLIAVAVGIVAAAFLVAGAVRDVGRKNDVIEVTGSARRPIVADLGIWNGTVTVQSPTVAGSYAEVTGYGDRVRAWLRSRGLADSVITVRPVETNRMMVVNSEGQQTGQVAGYKVSQTVEVRLFDPRAIEKLAREAGELAGQGIPFEAASPQYLYTKLAELRIQMMGEATRDARARADVISKAAGAEVGNVRSANTGVVQITPRFSTEVSDYGMNDVTSIEKDITTVVKVTFALK, encoded by the coding sequence ATGAGTGATGGCAGCAGCAGGAGCTCGAGTGCAGGACTGATCGCGGTGGCGGTCGGGATCGTGGCGGCCGCGTTCCTGGTGGCCGGCGCGGTGCGCGACGTGGGGCGGAAGAACGACGTGATCGAGGTGACGGGGAGTGCGCGTCGCCCGATCGTCGCGGACCTTGGCATCTGGAATGGCACGGTCACGGTGCAGTCGCCGACGGTGGCGGGGTCGTACGCCGAGGTGACGGGGTATGGCGACCGGGTGCGCGCGTGGCTCAGGTCGCGCGGACTGGCGGACAGCGTGATCACGGTCCGGCCGGTGGAGACGAACCGGATGATGGTGGTGAACAGCGAGGGCCAGCAGACAGGCCAGGTGGCCGGCTACAAGGTGTCGCAGACGGTGGAGGTACGGCTGTTCGACCCGCGTGCGATCGAGAAGCTGGCGCGCGAGGCGGGCGAGCTGGCCGGCCAGGGGATCCCGTTCGAGGCGGCGTCACCGCAGTACCTGTACACGAAGCTGGCCGAGCTGCGGATCCAGATGATGGGCGAGGCGACGCGAGATGCGCGCGCGCGGGCGGACGTGATCTCGAAGGCGGCTGGGGCCGAGGTCGGCAACGTGCGCAGCGCGAACACGGGCGTGGTGCAGATCACGCCGCGGTTCTCGACCGAGGTGTCGGACTACGGCATGAACGACGTGACGAGCATCGAGAAGGACATCACGACGGTGGTGAAGGTGACGTTCGCGCTCAAGTAG
- a CDS encoding recombinase family protein, with protein MMITFAKWQERVAANAEVPTRIRYTRKSTESGERQIGSHVQQGEAADREWGVIDPEWVWCDNYTGTTFVRPQLQDLLAFCRANPRPRNDPGRIEMYDPSRFGRILDDEGRPDVAAFQQLHAELTKLGWRPQFVTVKTSGDSLSDIIVLVLHAHMAAAYSVTLSLNVTRGMIKSASQGWWTGGSAPWGTLRKDVAADRVLKDREKSSASANTILLPNDVEVAQWTKAARLIVGGMSLDGVGRVLYNEDGVSGKRGGRMTHSTLRKLLTNTALIGRLSFQGIAEKEGNRPVMIVDAKWPPIVDVELFEQVQRRLLSRGVEGAPRRRRHAEQFPLTLVCAHCGLEYNGGKLKEAQGGARMYAHSKPKNRRGERSHERFKDAGCKVWYVDAAEIETKIKDLIVRERSSEAFEDQVRQFLLEKDSFGRSSSNSVAAAEKTLRDRRGAYERAAKIMMATVMADSGASVVGDDVLTEQLAQLRRQVAVAEGNVKTATRHAESGVRAFEKLSSLIHETRNIAAAWDRLGGAERRSIFDHWVYAVYIAVEPIKGMRRANRKTAVVVLRTDPYAPRHFEMAGSYVAMPDRADAMAAMTSGAASTAALDSSAAKADGPPSLPSAQAACDLTSGSSSSKAPISVPTSDSIPALPSTTAALRLSPTRLARFMGESLNEAENSACDMPSSCVARDRASCPSRTGLAANAASDSSCENLRLYGHTS; from the coding sequence ATGATGATCACCTTCGCCAAATGGCAGGAACGCGTCGCCGCCAACGCGGAGGTGCCGACGCGCATTCGCTACACGAGGAAGAGCACCGAATCTGGCGAGCGTCAGATCGGCTCACACGTGCAGCAAGGGGAGGCAGCCGACCGCGAGTGGGGAGTGATCGATCCCGAGTGGGTTTGGTGCGACAACTACACGGGCACCACATTCGTCCGCCCGCAGCTCCAGGACCTACTGGCGTTCTGTCGCGCCAACCCTCGCCCGCGGAACGATCCCGGCCGTATCGAGATGTATGATCCCAGTCGGTTCGGCCGCATTCTCGATGACGAAGGTCGGCCGGACGTGGCAGCGTTTCAGCAGCTGCATGCGGAACTCACAAAGCTTGGCTGGCGGCCACAGTTCGTCACAGTGAAGACGAGCGGTGATAGCCTCAGCGACATCATTGTGCTCGTCCTTCACGCGCACATGGCGGCGGCCTACTCCGTCACACTGTCGCTGAACGTCACGCGCGGAATGATCAAGAGCGCCTCGCAAGGCTGGTGGACTGGTGGGTCAGCCCCATGGGGCACCCTGCGAAAGGACGTCGCCGCGGACCGTGTGCTCAAGGATCGCGAAAAATCGTCCGCATCCGCCAACACCATCCTCCTGCCGAACGACGTCGAAGTCGCCCAATGGACCAAGGCGGCGCGCCTGATCGTGGGCGGTATGTCGCTGGACGGCGTCGGGCGGGTCCTCTACAACGAAGATGGCGTATCCGGAAAGCGTGGAGGTCGGATGACACACAGCACTCTGCGCAAGCTACTGACCAACACCGCGCTGATCGGGCGTTTGTCATTTCAAGGCATTGCCGAGAAGGAAGGCAATCGCCCAGTCATGATCGTGGACGCGAAGTGGCCCCCAATTGTCGACGTGGAGCTCTTCGAACAGGTCCAGCGGCGCCTGTTGAGCCGCGGCGTCGAGGGAGCACCGCGTCGCCGTCGTCATGCTGAGCAATTCCCATTGACGCTCGTCTGCGCGCACTGCGGCTTGGAGTACAACGGCGGCAAGCTCAAGGAAGCGCAAGGGGGCGCGCGAATGTACGCCCACAGCAAGCCGAAGAACCGTCGCGGTGAACGCTCCCACGAACGATTCAAGGATGCCGGCTGCAAGGTCTGGTATGTCGATGCGGCGGAGATCGAGACGAAGATCAAGGATCTGATCGTACGGGAGCGATCCAGCGAAGCGTTCGAGGATCAGGTCCGGCAGTTCCTGCTCGAGAAGGACAGTTTTGGCCGGTCATCGTCCAACAGCGTCGCGGCGGCCGAAAAGACCCTTCGTGATCGTCGCGGCGCCTACGAACGTGCCGCGAAGATCATGATGGCGACGGTCATGGCCGATTCCGGAGCGTCTGTCGTCGGCGACGATGTGCTGACCGAGCAGCTCGCGCAGCTTCGTCGTCAGGTGGCCGTCGCCGAGGGGAATGTCAAGACCGCGACCCGACATGCCGAATCGGGCGTCAGAGCCTTCGAGAAGCTCTCGTCGCTGATTCACGAGACGCGGAACATCGCTGCCGCGTGGGATCGACTCGGCGGGGCCGAGCGCCGCTCCATCTTCGATCACTGGGTCTATGCCGTCTACATCGCGGTGGAGCCCATCAAGGGCATGCGCCGCGCGAACCGAAAGACGGCCGTCGTCGTGCTGCGCACGGATCCGTACGCGCCGCGCCATTTCGAGATGGCTGGGAGCTACGTCGCCATGCCGGATAGGGCCGACGCGATGGCCGCGATGACTTCGGGGGCCGCCTCCACGGCGGCCCTCGATTCGAGCGCGGCAAAGGCAGACGGGCCGCCCAGCCTGCCCAGTGCCCAGGCGGCATGCGACCTCACCAGCGGCTCGTCGTCGTCCAAGGCGCCGATCAGCGTGCCGACGTCCGACTCCATCCCCGCGTTGCCGAGCACCACGGCCGCGTTGCGCTTGAGTCCGACGCGCTTGGCCCGTTTCATGGGAGAGTCCTTAAACGAGGCAGAGAACTCTGCCTGCGACATGCCCAGCAGCTGTGTCGCGAGGGACCGTGCGTCCTGTCCGTCGAGGACCGGCCTGGCCGCGAACGCAGCCAGCGACAGCTCCTGCGAGAATTTACGGTTATACGGACACACCTCCTGA
- a CDS encoding recombinase family protein, with protein MMITFAKWQERVAVNTGVPTRVRYTRTSTESGEGQIVSHAQQGEAADREWGVIDPTWVWRDDSTGATFDRPQLQDLLAFCRAHPRTRNDPGRIEMYDPSRFGRIFDDKGRPDVAAYQKLHAELTNLGWMPQFVTVKTPGESLSDIIVIVLLAFMSVNSSKKSSWPKRKSSRAGRGCSSQHAPKGVS; from the coding sequence ATGATGATCACCTTCGCCAAGTGGCAGGAACGCGTCGCCGTCAATACTGGGGTGCCGACGCGCGTTCGCTATACGAGGACGAGCACCGAATCTGGCGAAGGCCAGATCGTCTCGCACGCGCAGCAGGGCGAGGCAGCCGACCGAGAGTGGGGCGTGATAGATCCCACGTGGGTGTGGCGAGACGATTCTACCGGGGCGACGTTCGACCGCCCGCAACTGCAGGATCTGCTGGCCTTCTGTCGCGCCCACCCGCGGACGCGGAATGATCCGGGCCGCATCGAGATGTACGACCCGAGCCGATTCGGCCGCATCTTCGATGACAAGGGTAGGCCGGATGTGGCGGCCTACCAGAAGCTGCATGCGGAACTCACGAATCTTGGATGGATGCCCCAGTTCGTCACGGTGAAGACGCCCGGCGAGAGCCTGAGCGACATAATAGTGATTGTCCTGCTCGCGTTCATGTCAGTGAACAGTTCCAAGAAGTCGTCTTGGCCCAAGCGTAAATCGAGCCGTGCGGGGCGCGGGTGCAGTTCGCAGCACGCACCGAAGGGCGTGTCATGA
- a CDS encoding sigma-70 family RNA polymerase sigma factor produces the protein MSDRSTTLAALLAALTTARSPEDCAAAQVAFYTAARLALVPVCASLLRAAPVSTWQSPEDLAEDTLVDAIPALQRGACRDPRNDGVMRWLATVASRRLISEARRRADTCDTEVADVLRATYALNAHAEADTVHPMRHEYEEALAEVPDAMAGSWRVVIEEQRTKTDAAAVLGVHRTTVHHHVKAVRRHLATRLAHYAP, from the coding sequence ATGTCCGACCGCTCGACAACCCTCGCCGCCCTACTGGCCGCGCTCACCACCGCCCGCTCGCCGGAAGACTGCGCGGCGGCGCAGGTCGCCTTCTACACGGCTGCGCGTCTCGCTCTCGTACCGGTCTGCGCAAGCCTTTTGCGTGCCGCACCGGTGTCGACGTGGCAGTCCCCGGAGGATCTCGCCGAAGACACCCTCGTTGACGCCATCCCGGCGCTCCAGCGTGGCGCGTGCCGCGACCCTCGGAATGACGGTGTCATGCGGTGGCTGGCAACCGTCGCTTCCCGTCGCCTGATCTCTGAGGCCCGACGGCGCGCTGACACCTGCGATACGGAGGTCGCCGACGTCCTGCGCGCCACGTACGCCCTGAACGCGCACGCCGAGGCCGACACCGTGCACCCGATGCGCCACGAGTACGAGGAGGCCCTGGCCGAGGTTCCGGATGCCATGGCCGGCAGCTGGCGCGTCGTCATCGAGGAGCAGCGGACGAAGACCGACGCCGCCGCTGTACTCGGCGTCCATCGCACGACCGTGCATCACCACGTCAAGGCGGTTCGGCGCCACCTCGCCACGCGGCTCGCCCACTACGCACCGTGA
- a CDS encoding DNA cytosine methyltransferase — protein sequence MNLTLVDLFAGCGGLSLGLELAGFVPVLAAELNNSARATYVANRDGSVHVETDVRQLADAEPSKLRRLAGLGRNERVTLVAGGPPCQGFSGIGHRRTHSDVEKHEIASNHLYKDMISVIDKLQPEAFLFENVRGLLSARWSRDDPRKVWDRVRRHFLRTLGDRYVIAYDVVRAYEFGVPQNRPRVLMVGLREERWEAIRELAHPSVRTLSRQAINACTARDEQLATKALLLPPALSPERRREFLPDMEELLGDLIDPSWEAWAHAGCKGAFETCAYPAAARAGWQHAMRAAVSGDGVATRKGAPLAEQAYSRHAAHVRARFGLIRQGKEVPEAQRTKKFAQRALPATWGDRAPGITVASLPDDYVHFAQSRSLTVREWARLQGFPDWYQFKGPRTTGGDRRAGDVRSGETVREAPRYTQIGNAVPVPLAAAIGWQLRRCLASAEPDESRGHHAAPLARFLRAALDRELGVDLDDSSSVVQYESGLCK from the coding sequence GTGAATCTCACCCTTGTAGACCTGTTTGCGGGGTGCGGAGGGTTATCCCTCGGCCTCGAGCTTGCCGGTTTCGTGCCTGTGCTCGCAGCCGAGCTCAACAATTCGGCGCGGGCCACTTATGTGGCCAACCGCGACGGCTCTGTGCATGTCGAGACGGACGTGCGGCAGCTCGCAGACGCCGAGCCCAGCAAGCTGCGGAGGCTTGCCGGACTGGGCCGGAACGAACGCGTGACGTTGGTTGCGGGCGGGCCGCCGTGCCAAGGGTTCTCCGGCATCGGTCACCGACGCACGCATAGCGATGTCGAGAAGCATGAAATCGCGTCCAACCACCTGTACAAGGACATGATTTCGGTGATCGACAAGCTGCAGCCGGAGGCGTTCCTGTTCGAGAACGTCCGTGGGCTTCTGTCCGCACGCTGGTCACGGGACGACCCGCGAAAGGTCTGGGACCGGGTTCGTCGCCACTTCCTACGGACGCTCGGGGACAGGTATGTCATCGCGTACGACGTTGTCCGGGCCTACGAGTTCGGCGTGCCGCAGAACCGTCCGCGAGTGCTCATGGTCGGTCTTCGTGAGGAGCGGTGGGAGGCAATACGTGAACTTGCCCATCCTTCAGTACGCACGTTGTCACGTCAGGCCATAAACGCTTGCACGGCGCGTGACGAACAGCTTGCGACAAAGGCGCTGTTGCTGCCACCTGCGCTATCGCCTGAGAGGCGGCGCGAATTTTTGCCGGACATGGAGGAGCTCCTTGGCGACCTCATTGATCCAAGTTGGGAAGCGTGGGCACATGCCGGCTGTAAGGGGGCCTTCGAGACGTGCGCGTACCCCGCTGCCGCGAGAGCAGGCTGGCAGCATGCCATGCGCGCGGCTGTATCAGGTGACGGTGTCGCGACTCGGAAGGGTGCGCCTCTAGCGGAGCAAGCGTACAGCCGGCACGCCGCACATGTGCGAGCGCGGTTTGGGCTCATCCGACAAGGGAAGGAAGTTCCGGAAGCGCAGCGCACGAAGAAGTTCGCGCAGCGCGCCCTTCCAGCAACGTGGGGCGACAGGGCGCCGGGTATCACTGTTGCGTCGCTGCCAGATGATTACGTGCATTTCGCACAATCACGCTCGTTGACGGTGCGCGAGTGGGCCCGGCTGCAAGGTTTCCCCGACTGGTACCAGTTCAAGGGGCCTCGTACAACTGGCGGCGACCGTCGCGCGGGAGACGTCCGCAGTGGTGAAACGGTGCGCGAGGCGCCGCGGTACACCCAGATTGGTAATGCCGTGCCTGTGCCTCTAGCTGCTGCCATCGGCTGGCAATTGCGTCGGTGCTTGGCGAGCGCTGAACCTGACGAATCCCGTGGACACCATGCCGCTCCGCTCGCGCGCTTCCTGCGGGCAGCTTTGGACCGCGAACTCGGTGTGGATCTCGATGATTCCTCATCCGTCGTGCAGTACGAATCTGGACTCTGTAAGTGA